The following coding sequences are from one Paenibacillus sp. JDR-2 window:
- a CDS encoding cache domain-containing sensor histidine kinase produces MRTGFSNPMTKLSVKQQLLLLFLLMVSPIFILHSYGNSEAEQILKRHVTNAYAELNKQNHTLIDRDIDTVNKITTTIIQNPTAQQLVPDDAETVIERVRKYEKMDALLAGYSTALNGGEAVYYSLYIYDPNNYYFFAPKVQMIQSGVYFFSDANKPKWFDKAVGLKGQGFMEIIENNDMLVKKRTLAYIRAVNTVSQGHSVIGVLIATNMDKKLAESMQSVSLPGGEIFFTDKQNYILASTSPKTMGSTVELPVTASGEAESLNKPIMTSEYIYMASDNELLQQRLIYKIPIKSLLQQQNEVKRVIQLISVAYILFGCIVIFYFWRSLMTPLQRLATFVRRYEPGKRVPETPGKGRNDEVGVLIGALYDMARRLNGLIHDKYQMEIKQRESQLQILYQQINPHLLYNTLESIYWKSSLEGNSESAEMIKELSKLMKISLSRGRELITLAEELEHAAAYVKLQQKRYDYDFQVIWAVPEEMMNHLIPKVTLQPLIENAIIHGVKNMGEDGEIHINAEYEGDKLLIRVEDNGYKEVDHKAIESLLNEPAAQSSSGYGVKNIHQRLQLHFGNVYGIQYKKRNGGGTIVTIMLPAAGERKELGDV; encoded by the coding sequence ATGAGAACGGGCTTTTCCAATCCAATGACCAAGCTAAGCGTGAAGCAGCAGCTGTTGCTATTGTTCCTGCTTATGGTCAGCCCGATATTCATTCTTCACAGCTACGGAAATTCGGAGGCCGAGCAGATACTTAAACGCCACGTAACGAATGCCTACGCTGAACTGAACAAACAGAACCATACGCTGATCGACCGGGATATCGATACCGTCAACAAAATTACAACGACGATTATCCAAAACCCGACCGCTCAGCAGCTTGTACCCGATGACGCTGAAACCGTCATTGAACGCGTCCGGAAATACGAGAAAATGGATGCTTTGCTGGCAGGCTATTCAACCGCCTTAAACGGCGGGGAGGCTGTTTATTACAGTCTGTATATCTATGATCCTAATAACTATTATTTTTTTGCGCCTAAAGTCCAGATGATCCAGAGCGGCGTCTATTTCTTCTCCGATGCCAATAAGCCGAAATGGTTCGATAAGGCGGTAGGGCTGAAGGGTCAAGGCTTTATGGAAATTATCGAAAATAACGATATGCTCGTCAAGAAACGCACTCTAGCTTATATCCGGGCGGTGAATACGGTTAGTCAGGGCCATAGCGTCATTGGCGTGCTCATCGCAACCAACATGGATAAGAAGCTTGCCGAATCGATGCAGTCGGTCTCCTTGCCCGGCGGAGAAATCTTTTTTACGGATAAGCAAAATTATATTCTGGCTTCTACAAGTCCGAAGACCATGGGTTCCACGGTTGAGCTTCCTGTAACCGCTTCCGGCGAAGCGGAAAGCCTGAATAAACCGATTATGACGTCTGAGTACATCTATATGGCTAGCGACAATGAACTGCTGCAGCAGCGGCTTATCTACAAAATCCCGATCAAATCGCTCCTTCAGCAGCAAAATGAAGTGAAACGGGTTATCCAGCTGATATCGGTGGCATACATCCTGTTCGGGTGTATCGTAATTTTCTATTTCTGGCGATCTTTAATGACGCCTTTGCAAAGACTGGCAACGTTTGTCCGCCGTTACGAGCCTGGCAAGAGAGTGCCGGAGACGCCTGGCAAAGGCAGAAATGACGAGGTGGGAGTATTGATTGGAGCCCTTTATGATATGGCCCGCCGGCTCAATGGACTTATTCATGATAAATACCAGATGGAGATCAAGCAGCGGGAAAGCCAGCTTCAAATTTTGTACCAGCAGATTAATCCTCATCTTCTTTATAACACGCTTGAAAGCATTTATTGGAAAAGCTCGCTCGAAGGCAATTCCGAATCGGCGGAAATGATCAAGGAGCTGTCGAAGCTGATGAAGATCAGCCTAAGCCGCGGCCGGGAGCTGATTACGCTGGCGGAGGAGCTTGAGCACGCGGCTGCTTATGTAAAGCTGCAGCAGAAGCGTTACGACTATGACTTCCAGGTTATCTGGGCGGTTCCGGAGGAGATGATGAATCATCTCATTCCGAAGGTTACGCTGCAGCCGTTAATCGAGAATGCCATCATCCATGGCGTCAAGAACATGGGTGAAGACGGCGAGATTCATATTAACGCGGAGTACGAAGGCGACAAGCTGCTGATCCGCGTGGAGGACAACGGTTATAAAGAGGTGGATCATAAAGCGATTGAGTCTCTGTTAAATGAGCCAGCCGCTCAATCCTCTTCCGGATACGGAGTTAAAAACATACACCAAAGGCTTCAGCTGCATTTTGGCAACGTCTATGGCATTCAGTATAAAAAAAGAAACGGCGGCGGAACGATCGTTACGATCATGCTTCCGGCAGCCGGCGAAAGGAAGGAACTAGGCGATGTATAA
- a CDS encoding NADH-dependent flavin oxidoreductase has translation MEQNYKPLFESFTFPSGVEVKNRIVMAPMTHSSSNDDGTVTDAELEYYARRSEGAGMVITACIYVTPNGKGFPGEFAGDSDAMIPGLARLAETIKARGAKAILQIFHGGRRVPPALVPNGDVVSASAVAATESPDVVPRELKHEEIEAIIRDFGETTRRAALAGFDGVEIHGANTYLLQQFYSPHSNRRNDQWGGDIDRRLTFPLAVVDEVKRAAAEHAKGPFLVGYRFSPEEPETPGLTMEDTFRLLDELAQKDLDYLHVSLFDFRSKPSRGADDSKTRLEWVAERVAGRVPVIGVGSINSADDAIEAQQTGIPLVAIGRVLLTDPDWVQKVETGREDEIQSRLSLSSQKKLVIPDGLWRMLTAREGWLPFTD, from the coding sequence TTGGAGCAGAATTATAAACCGTTATTTGAATCCTTTACTTTCCCGAGCGGAGTGGAAGTAAAGAACCGCATTGTGATGGCGCCGATGACGCACTCATCCTCTAATGATGATGGAACGGTAACGGATGCGGAGCTGGAATACTATGCCCGCCGGTCCGAGGGAGCTGGCATGGTCATAACGGCATGTATTTATGTCACGCCAAACGGCAAAGGATTTCCCGGGGAATTCGCGGGAGACAGCGATGCTATGATTCCGGGGCTTGCTCGTCTTGCAGAGACGATTAAAGCCAGAGGCGCGAAAGCTATTCTCCAAATTTTCCATGGCGGCCGCCGTGTACCGCCGGCATTGGTGCCAAACGGCGATGTGGTTAGCGCAAGCGCCGTTGCGGCGACGGAAAGCCCGGATGTTGTTCCGCGCGAGCTGAAGCACGAAGAGATTGAAGCGATTATCCGCGATTTTGGCGAGACGACCCGCCGCGCGGCGCTTGCCGGCTTCGACGGAGTCGAAATTCACGGCGCGAACACTTATCTCCTGCAGCAGTTCTATTCCCCGCATTCCAACCGCAGAAACGATCAATGGGGCGGAGATATCGACCGGAGACTTACATTCCCGCTCGCCGTTGTTGATGAAGTGAAACGCGCCGCGGCTGAGCATGCCAAAGGGCCATTCTTGGTCGGATACCGATTCTCTCCGGAAGAACCGGAGACACCGGGACTTACGATGGAGGATACCTTCCGCCTGTTGGATGAGCTTGCGCAGAAGGATTTGGATTACCTTCATGTCTCGTTGTTTGACTTCCGTTCCAAGCCGTCGCGTGGTGCGGATGATAGCAAAACAAGACTGGAATGGGTCGCGGAGCGGGTAGCGGGCCGCGTACCGGTTATCGGCGTAGGTTCGATTAACTCGGCCGACGATGCCATTGAAGCTCAGCAAACGGGCATTCCGCTGGTTGCGATTGGCCGCGTACTGCTGACGGATCCGGACTGGGTACAGAAGGTTGAAACCGGACGCGAGGATGAGATTCAGTCCCGCTTAAGCTTAAGCTCGCAGAAGAAGCTTGTAATTCCCGACGGTTTATGGCGCATGTTGACGGCAAGAGAAGGCTGGCTGCCATTTACCGATTAA
- a CDS encoding DJ-1/PfpI family protein: MSNKVLIVTGDAAEVLEVYYPYYRLLEEGYEAVIASPTQKILHTVCHDFIEGWDTYTEKPAHQLQSHLGFSDVDPSDYAAIIIPGGRAPEYIRGNAELPRILQHFIDADKPIGAICHGAQVFLSLPDYSYFNGRTMTAYNASRLEVERLGACYADETLHVDGKLVTGHAWPDLPGFMREFLKLVREDAATTAADAEALTS; this comes from the coding sequence ATGTCGAACAAAGTGCTTATCGTGACTGGCGATGCCGCGGAAGTTTTGGAAGTGTATTATCCATACTACAGACTGCTGGAGGAAGGCTACGAGGCTGTTATCGCTTCCCCGACACAGAAAATCTTACATACCGTATGCCATGACTTTATCGAGGGCTGGGATACGTATACGGAAAAGCCCGCTCATCAGCTGCAATCCCATTTGGGATTCTCCGATGTCGACCCTTCCGATTACGCAGCTATTATTATTCCCGGGGGTAGAGCGCCGGAGTATATTCGCGGCAATGCGGAGCTGCCTCGCATTCTGCAGCATTTTATTGATGCCGACAAACCGATCGGCGCCATCTGCCACGGGGCGCAGGTATTCCTCTCGTTGCCCGATTACAGCTACTTCAATGGCCGCACCATGACGGCCTATAACGCTTCGCGCCTGGAAGTTGAGCGCCTTGGCGCCTGCTATGCGGACGAGACGCTTCATGTGGACGGCAAGCTTGTAACCGGCCATGCTTGGCCGGATCTTCCCGGCTTTATGCGCGAGTTCCTGAAGCTTGTCCGCGAGGATGCCGCAACTACCGCAGCAGATGCGGAAGCTCTGACATCGTAA
- a CDS encoding glycoside hydrolase family 43 protein, with protein MTYASTGKITYRNPVLPGFYPDPSAVRVGEDYYMVTSTFEYFPGVPVFRSKDLVHWEQIGHVLTRESQVNLLSRNSSEGIYAPALRYHEGVFYMITTDVYGIGNFYVTATDPAGPWSDPIRIPYGNIDPSLFFDDDGKAYVSAQAGFGETSHIIQYEIDILTGEALSEPVVVFEGDEGPWVEGPHLYKINGFYYMMTASGGTGPMHREIIGRGTSPYGPFEMLPHPILTHNELQDHPIQYTGHVELLDDVRGQWWALFLGVRPQGGNGSVLGRETFLAPVRWSEDGWPMIDNNEGHVSMVMEGPAIRESKTSMAGMDKSVTTKFTSEGLSLEWMYNRVIPGPEELSLTEKEGCLRLSGNAKGLRDGGANVFVCRRQQHHRMSIETRLTFVPGREGEQAGIAARLSDKSHYSIGITKKDGQTGILVTAMAQGSGTEVFTPIEEQVPVRLSIRSDEKEYELLYTLGGASAEWVSLRTLPVEALTPDADGAFTGVCLGMFAAGTEEGHSAPAYYDYFEYRPESG; from the coding sequence ATGACATACGCATCAACAGGCAAAATCACGTACAGGAACCCGGTACTGCCGGGCTTTTATCCGGATCCAAGCGCTGTTCGGGTAGGCGAAGATTATTACATGGTGACCAGCACCTTTGAATATTTTCCGGGAGTTCCGGTGTTTCGCAGCAAGGATCTCGTTCATTGGGAGCAGATTGGTCATGTGTTAACCAGGGAAAGCCAAGTGAATCTGCTGAGCCGCAACAGCTCGGAGGGCATCTATGCGCCTGCTCTTCGTTATCATGAAGGCGTATTTTATATGATTACAACGGATGTGTACGGGATAGGCAACTTCTATGTAACCGCAACGGATCCGGCAGGACCATGGTCCGATCCGATTCGGATTCCTTACGGCAATATCGATCCTTCTCTGTTTTTTGACGATGACGGCAAAGCGTACGTCTCGGCGCAGGCCGGCTTTGGCGAGACGTCTCATATTATCCAATACGAGATTGATATCCTGACGGGCGAGGCCTTATCGGAGCCTGTTGTTGTATTTGAGGGAGACGAAGGGCCTTGGGTAGAAGGGCCGCATCTGTACAAAATAAACGGCTTTTATTATATGATGACCGCATCCGGCGGAACGGGGCCGATGCACAGGGAGATTATCGGCCGCGGCACCTCTCCTTACGGACCGTTTGAAATGCTGCCGCATCCGATTCTGACGCATAACGAGTTACAGGATCATCCGATTCAATACACCGGCCATGTTGAGCTGCTCGATGACGTTCGTGGCCAGTGGTGGGCATTGTTTCTTGGCGTCCGGCCGCAAGGCGGCAACGGCAGCGTGCTTGGCCGCGAGACGTTCCTTGCTCCCGTACGCTGGAGTGAAGACGGCTGGCCGATGATTGATAATAACGAAGGTCATGTATCAATGGTTATGGAGGGACCGGCTATCCGGGAGAGCAAAACCTCCATGGCCGGCATGGACAAGTCGGTGACCACCAAGTTCACTTCCGAAGGGCTTAGTCTCGAATGGATGTATAACCGGGTGATCCCCGGACCGGAGGAGCTGTCTTTAACGGAGAAGGAAGGCTGCCTTAGACTAAGCGGCAATGCCAAAGGTCTTCGCGACGGAGGAGCTAATGTATTCGTATGCCGCCGCCAGCAGCATCATCGGATGAGCATCGAGACTCGCCTGACCTTTGTTCCGGGAAGAGAAGGGGAGCAGGCAGGAATTGCCGCGCGGCTGAGTGACAAGTCCCATTACTCGATCGGAATCACGAAGAAGGACGGACAAACCGGCATTCTTGTAACGGCGATGGCGCAAGGAAGCGGAACGGAAGTCTTTACCCCAATTGAGGAGCAGGTTCCCGTCCGGCTCTCGATCCGTTCGGACGAGAAGGAATACGAGCTTTTGTATACCTTGGGAGGTGCGTCCGCGGAGTGGGTCAGCCTAAGGACCTTGCCGGTGGAAGCCTTAACGCCGGATGCGGACGGAGCTTTTACGGGCGTATGTCTTGGCATGTTTGCAGCAGGAACGGAGGAAGGCCATTCGGCTCCCGCTTATTACGATTACTTCGAGTATCGTCCCGAGAGCGGTTGA
- a CDS encoding MFS transporter, protein MKKENLLIFTFTLLAFILGTTEYVIVGLLTPIASSLGVSVAQTGIMVSGFAIAYAAGTPFVMMAAGYFTKRRALLLGASLVVLFTMGSALSFSYPVLFLTRMATAIFCGLSISLAVSICSDYVSPERRGLALSYIIGGFTIANVLGVPIGTFVGLHFEWPAAFWLVAACGIISILLLYRIVPRNLPAVQSSLKNQVRLMRNPRVLLAFFIPIIGVAAIFVIYTYINPLMLEVMHISEGRTSTILLVYGAVTIVSNILGGKIASGTYMAKLKTLFLVHAVVYVIFGFTLSFTWLGIVSLMAIALISFSINAACQLYFIHLTEQYVPEAKDFASSLLPISANIGIAVGSSVGAFVTDHYGLRYLPWAAAVLALLAFAATAYSYNLDRSAEKASLQQAAG, encoded by the coding sequence ATGAAAAAAGAAAACCTGCTTATCTTTACCTTTACCCTGCTGGCCTTTATTCTAGGCACGACTGAGTATGTCATTGTTGGTTTGCTGACTCCCATTGCGAGCAGCCTTGGCGTTTCCGTTGCGCAGACCGGCATTATGGTCTCCGGCTTTGCGATTGCTTATGCGGCCGGAACGCCTTTTGTCATGATGGCCGCCGGTTATTTTACGAAACGCCGCGCTTTGCTGCTAGGAGCCTCATTGGTTGTTTTGTTCACGATGGGAAGCGCATTGTCCTTCTCTTATCCGGTATTGTTTCTTACCCGGATGGCAACGGCTATCTTCTGCGGGCTTAGCATTTCCCTGGCTGTCTCCATCTGTTCGGATTATGTGTCGCCTGAACGGAGAGGGCTGGCGCTTTCTTACATTATCGGCGGCTTCACCATTGCCAACGTGCTTGGCGTTCCGATCGGAACCTTCGTAGGCCTGCATTTCGAATGGCCTGCCGCCTTCTGGCTGGTTGCGGCTTGCGGGATTATAAGCATTCTGCTTCTGTACCGAATCGTGCCGAGAAATTTGCCGGCGGTACAAAGCTCGCTCAAAAACCAGGTTCGCTTGATGAGAAACCCAAGAGTGCTGCTTGCCTTCTTTATCCCGATTATCGGGGTTGCGGCCATATTCGTTATCTACACCTATATTAATCCGCTTATGCTGGAAGTTATGCATATCTCGGAAGGCCGAACCAGCACCATCCTGCTCGTATACGGAGCCGTGACAATCGTCAGCAACATACTAGGCGGCAAAATCGCAAGCGGCACTTACATGGCGAAGCTGAAAACGCTGTTCCTGGTCCATGCCGTTGTTTACGTCATTTTTGGTTTTACCTTATCGTTCACTTGGCTTGGCATCGTCAGCTTGATGGCTATTGCTCTCATTTCATTCTCGATCAATGCGGCTTGCCAGCTGTACTTCATCCATCTGACCGAGCAATATGTGCCCGAAGCCAAGGATTTCGCCTCTTCCCTGCTTCCGATCAGCGCCAATATCGGGATTGCGGTTGGCTCCTCGGTCGGCGCCTTCGTAACCGATCATTATGGTCTGCGTTATCTTCCGTGGGCAGCGGCCGTACTCGCCTTGCTTGCTTTTGCCGCAACGGCCTATAGCTATAATCTCGATCGTTCAGCCGAAAAAGCATCCCTGCAGCAAGCTGCGGGATAA
- a CDS encoding DNA alkylation repair protein yields the protein MTFDEVLRALEGMGSEQTKSTYVRHGAKEPFFGVKIGDMKKLVKEVKKDQELVYKLYDSGNHDAMYLAGLTVNPKTVTKEMLRHWVKQAYWYSLAEYTVANVTAESPFARELAVEWMQSPEEMVAVAGWSAYANYVTIAPDEELDLMEIRRLLEQVKKTVHEERNRVRYTMNTFVICVASYVLPLTEEAKAVAEAIGAVKVDVGDTACKVPLASGYIAKVEARGKIGTKKKTCIC from the coding sequence ATGACCTTTGATGAAGTTTTGCGGGCGTTAGAGGGAATGGGAAGCGAGCAGACCAAGAGCACCTATGTGCGTCATGGTGCGAAGGAGCCTTTTTTTGGCGTAAAGATCGGCGATATGAAGAAGCTGGTCAAAGAGGTGAAGAAAGACCAGGAGCTGGTGTACAAGCTTTACGATTCCGGCAATCATGATGCCATGTATTTGGCAGGACTGACCGTTAATCCGAAAACGGTCACCAAAGAGATGCTCCGGCATTGGGTGAAGCAGGCTTATTGGTATTCGCTTGCGGAATATACGGTAGCGAATGTAACGGCGGAGAGTCCTTTTGCACGGGAGCTTGCGGTAGAATGGATGCAGTCGCCGGAAGAGATGGTTGCGGTAGCGGGATGGAGCGCCTATGCGAATTACGTGACGATCGCTCCGGATGAAGAACTCGATTTGATGGAGATCCGAAGGCTTCTGGAGCAGGTTAAGAAGACCGTCCATGAAGAGCGGAACCGCGTGCGGTATACGATGAATACGTTTGTCATCTGCGTTGCGTCTTACGTCTTGCCCCTGACGGAGGAAGCAAAAGCCGTTGCGGAGGCGATTGGCGCCGTAAAAGTCGATGTTGGCGATACCGCCTGCAAAGTTCCGCTCGCCTCCGGCTATATCGCCAAGGTAGAAGCAAGAGGAAAGATCGGCACGAAGAAGAAAACTTGTATTTGTTGA
- a CDS encoding AraC family transcriptional regulator, with amino-acid sequence MTASAAGEEIQSHLLYAGKVSDTPNWNFPSHKHDDLHEIIVVCGGQGMFTIGGQSYSASGGDILVYNKGVLHEEQSSIDNPLITYYCGFSLPKASPSEDWVIPPDVEPVIRSSRVFPEIEALMKMIVDESSIKEDGYEGISRYLINSVILLLRRAVRNQQHIKQESNTGLAEQIKDYIDRNFTQNISLKDLGRQFHVNPYYISHVFKDHYRISPINYAIHRRIGEATRLLVTTEMKVWEVAKLLGYDNPNYFSIIFRRVTGLSPNRFRESNQQNLFPR; translated from the coding sequence ATGACGGCTTCCGCTGCCGGAGAGGAAATACAAAGTCATCTGCTGTATGCCGGAAAAGTAAGCGATACGCCTAACTGGAATTTTCCGAGCCATAAGCATGATGATTTGCACGAAATTATCGTCGTATGCGGCGGCCAAGGGATGTTTACGATTGGAGGACAATCGTATAGCGCAAGCGGGGGAGACATTCTCGTCTACAATAAAGGGGTTCTGCATGAAGAGCAGTCATCAATCGATAATCCGTTAATCACCTATTACTGCGGATTCTCGCTGCCCAAGGCTAGTCCGTCCGAGGATTGGGTCATTCCGCCTGACGTCGAGCCCGTGATCCGGTCCAGCCGCGTATTCCCGGAAATTGAGGCTTTGATGAAAATGATTGTAGATGAATCCTCCATTAAAGAGGATGGGTATGAGGGGATCAGCCGTTATTTGATTAATTCCGTTATTTTGCTGCTTAGAAGAGCGGTTAGGAATCAACAGCATATTAAGCAGGAATCCAATACCGGATTAGCCGAGCAAATCAAGGATTATATCGACAGGAACTTTACGCAAAATATAAGCCTTAAGGATTTGGGACGGCAATTCCATGTGAACCCTTATTATATTTCCCATGTATTTAAAGACCATTATCGGATTTCTCCGATTAACTACGCCATTCACCGACGGATTGGAGAGGCGACTAGACTGCTCGTAACGACGGAGATGAAGGTATGGGAAGTGGCGAAGCTTCTGGGCTACGACAATCCGAATTATTTCTCGATTATTTTCCGCCGGGTAACGGGGTTGTCTCCCAACCGGTTCCGGGAAAGCAATCAGCAGAATTTGTTTCCCCGTTAA
- a CDS encoding response regulator, with product MYNILVVDDEPLICKGLSSVLASSGIDISAIHMAHNGYEALDVLRTDDIDLLITDIQMGTMNGIELMQQAKLIKPWVQTIIISAHETFHYAQMAIRLGAKDYLIKPLNNEQFLDSVRNVLLKLHKPEPAEQEKLIAGMQEHFHMDELNPQSVDWLNQLASGQPSLKVQDIIRILKEKHGIRLEGPYFSMIRIRLNLTDRNRELTKADEGLLRYAALNIVNELFDEHWNNTAFYASEREITIILQWNETQYGETASSGIMNELDMIGRSLQFNIQKYLGIASVIGISQILKGIEFIDVLQDQVIKALSCNDRHKDHYVFYYGDFNWNQYSQRPTEEEFTAQTSLIVEKAMEYINQNYAQKGLTLHEVAQNNHVSPNYLSYLFKKETGYNLWEYVVKLRMEESKRLLLQTDMRRYEISEKVGYESPEHFSKIFKKYYGMSPSELKK from the coding sequence ATGTATAACATACTGGTGGTGGATGACGAACCGCTTATTTGCAAAGGTCTGAGCAGCGTACTGGCTTCTTCCGGCATTGATATTTCCGCCATACATATGGCCCATAACGGTTACGAGGCGCTCGACGTCCTGAGGACCGACGATATTGATCTGCTTATTACCGATATTCAGATGGGGACGATGAACGGCATCGAGCTGATGCAGCAGGCGAAGTTAATTAAGCCGTGGGTGCAGACGATTATTATTTCGGCCCATGAGACGTTTCATTATGCCCAGATGGCGATCCGACTTGGGGCAAAGGACTATTTGATCAAGCCGCTGAACAACGAGCAGTTTCTTGATTCCGTGCGCAACGTATTGCTTAAGCTTCATAAGCCCGAGCCCGCCGAGCAAGAGAAACTGATTGCGGGTATGCAGGAGCATTTTCATATGGATGAGCTGAATCCGCAATCCGTGGATTGGCTTAATCAGCTGGCGAGCGGTCAGCCATCGCTTAAAGTGCAGGATATTATTCGAATCTTGAAGGAGAAGCATGGGATCCGGCTAGAGGGTCCTTATTTCTCCATGATCCGCATCCGGCTTAATCTAACGGACCGTAACCGCGAATTAACGAAGGCGGATGAGGGATTGCTCCGTTATGCCGCGCTTAATATCGTAAATGAGCTCTTTGACGAGCATTGGAATAATACCGCCTTTTATGCTTCGGAGCGGGAAATCACTATTATTTTGCAATGGAATGAGACGCAGTACGGGGAGACGGCATCATCCGGCATTATGAACGAGTTGGATATGATTGGCCGCAGTCTGCAATTCAACATCCAGAAGTATCTGGGAATCGCAAGCGTTATCGGCATCAGCCAGATCCTGAAGGGAATTGAATTTATTGACGTCCTTCAAGACCAGGTCATTAAAGCGTTGAGCTGCAACGACCGGCACAAGGATCATTATGTGTTTTATTACGGGGATTTCAACTGGAATCAATATTCCCAGCGCCCGACGGAGGAAGAGTTCACCGCACAGACCAGCCTGATTGTCGAGAAAGCGATGGAGTATATTAACCAGAACTACGCGCAAAAGGGTCTAACCCTGCATGAAGTCGCGCAGAACAATCACGTCAGCCCGAATTACCTTAGCTATCTCTTCAAGAAGGAGACCGGCTATAACCTGTGGGAATATGTCGTCAAGCTGCGGATGGAAGAGAGCAAGAGGCTTCTTCTTCAAACGGACATGAGACGGTATGAAATTTCAGAGAAGGTTGGTTATGAATCGCCGGAGCATTTCAGCAAAATTTTCAAAAAATATTACGGCATGAGTCCAAGCGAGCTAAAGAAGTAG
- a CDS encoding endo-1,4-beta-xylanase, translating to MSYTSELPALRSVYKDYFDIGAAVNLTTIASQKDVLTAHYNSLTAENDMKFERVHPQEGQYTFEAADKIADFAAANAMKLRGHTLVWHNQTPDWIFQNANGSPVDRETLLARMKSHIEKVVGRYKGIIYGWDVVNEVIDDKNGVWLRESKWLNLAGEDFIAKAFEYAHAADPKALLFYNDYNECIPEKRDKIIRIVQSLQAKQVPIHGIGLQGHWNLNGPSLAEIREAIERYAATGLKLQVTELDISVFDHDDKRTDLTEPTADMLERQAERYGQVFELFREYKEAITAVTFWGAADDYTWLDNFPVRGRKNWPFVFDANHEPKASFRKITDWQEAGQIDS from the coding sequence ATGTCATATACTTCGGAGTTGCCGGCACTTCGTTCCGTTTATAAGGATTACTTTGATATTGGGGCAGCTGTGAATCTGACGACAATTGCATCCCAGAAGGATGTTCTTACTGCCCATTACAACAGTCTGACTGCCGAAAATGACATGAAGTTCGAACGCGTGCATCCGCAGGAAGGGCAGTATACGTTCGAAGCGGCGGACAAGATCGCTGACTTTGCGGCTGCAAACGCCATGAAGCTGCGCGGGCATACGCTGGTGTGGCACAATCAGACCCCTGACTGGATATTCCAAAATGCGAATGGATCGCCAGTCGATAGGGAAACGCTGCTTGCCCGGATGAAAAGCCATATCGAAAAGGTTGTTGGCCGGTATAAAGGCATTATTTACGGCTGGGATGTTGTGAACGAGGTTATCGACGATAAAAACGGTGTCTGGCTTAGGGAGTCCAAATGGCTAAACTTAGCCGGGGAAGATTTTATCGCAAAAGCCTTCGAGTATGCGCATGCCGCCGACCCGAAAGCGCTTCTGTTCTACAATGATTACAACGAGTGCATTCCGGAGAAGCGGGATAAAATTATCCGTATCGTTCAATCGCTGCAGGCTAAGCAAGTGCCGATTCACGGTATCGGCCTGCAGGGGCATTGGAATTTGAACGGTCCAAGTCTTGCCGAGATCCGGGAAGCCATCGAACGTTACGCGGCAACGGGTCTTAAGCTGCAGGTAACGGAGCTGGATATTTCGGTATTCGATCATGACGATAAGCGGACGGATCTGACGGAGCCTACGGCAGACATGCTGGAGCGGCAGGCGGAACGTTACGGGCAGGTATTCGAGCTGTTCCGCGAATACAAAGAGGCGATTACCGCCGTTACGTTCTGGGGCGCAGCCGACGATTACACCTGGCTGGATAACTTCCCGGTACGCGGGCGGAAAAATTGGCCGTTTGTGTTTGATGCCAACCACGAGCCTAAAGCTTCCTTCCGGAAAATAACCGATTGGCAGGAAGCGGGGCAAATCGATTCATGA